A genomic region of Vitis vinifera cultivar Pinot Noir 40024 chromosome 7, ASM3070453v1 contains the following coding sequences:
- the LOC100852938 gene encoding protein NIM1-INTERACTING 1 yields MENVESDERSGSKGEDEEEEEKIEQFFALIRSFRDAQNRRMSELNEMEERRKKKKRKMDEEPSTWVPAFRFEDFNDEIEFRRPPLIFPGKRKEDKKVEDQEDEGGLNLKLTL; encoded by the coding sequence ATGGAGAATGTGGAGAGCGATGAGAGAAGTGGCAGCAAAGGGGAGGATGAGGAAGAAGAGGAGAAGATAGAGCAGTTTTTTGCTTTGATCAGAAGTTTCCGGGATGCTCAAAACAGGCGAATGAGCGAGTTGAATGAGATGGAggagaggaggaagaagaagaagaggaagatggATGAGGAGCCGTCCACCTGGGTGCCAGCTTTTCGATTTGAGGACTTTAATGATGAGATTGAATTCAGACGGCCCCCTCTAATCTTCCCTGGTAAACGAAAGGAAGACAAGAAGGTGGAAGACCAGGAAGACGAGGGTGGTCTAAACCTCAAACTCACCCTCTAG